Proteins co-encoded in one Aspergillus flavus chromosome 2, complete sequence genomic window:
- a CDS encoding putative rhamnogalacturonan acetylesterase precursor (unnamed protein product) produces the protein MRFTPSSAALLLGAIGAATAQTVYFCGDSTMAAKGANDGDTDGWGTYIGDLLTVPAVNKAIGGRSARSYTDEGRFQAVADLVVDGDIVVIEFGHNDGGSPESNDNGRSDCPGAGTETCISDATGETVYTFVFYVIQAAKLMLSKGATVILSSQTPNNQWEGGSYGGSPSRFVGYQKVAADALASDDVTFVDHFQAVSNMYLQLGSDAVNALYPNDHTHTSPEGAKLSAQAFAQAIYQAMNGTTSLQGYIAEPVTIVYE, from the coding sequence ATGAGATTCACGCCATCTTCGGCGGCCTTGCTGCTCGGCGCCATTGGAGCTGCCACTGCTCAAACTGTCTACTTCTGTGGTGACAGCACCATGGCCGCGAAGGGCGCCAACGATGGCGACACTGACGGCTGGGGTACCTACATCGGCGATCTCCTGACGGTGCCCGCCGTGAATAAGGCTATTGGCGGCCGCTCAGCCCGGTCTTACACGGATGAAGGTCGATTCCAAGCCGTTGCGGACTTGGTTGTGGACGGTGACATTGTTGTCATCGAGTTTGGACACAACGACGGCGGCTCCCCCGAGTCCAACGACAATGGCCGCTCCGACTGCCCGGGAGCTGGTACTGAGACGTGCATCTCTGATGCAACGGGCGAGACCGTTTACACTTTTGTCTTCTACGTCATCCAAGCAGCCAAGCTCATGCTAAGTAAGGGGGCCACAGTCATCCTAAGCTCTCAGACGCCCAATAACCAGTGGGAGGGTGGCTCTTATGGAGGCTCGCCTAGTCGCTTCGTGGGCTACCAGAAGGTGGCCGCTGACGCCCTTGCCAGCGACGATGTCACCTTTGTCGACCACTTCCAGGCAGTCAGCAACATGTACCTGCAGCTCGGCTCCGATGCTGTCAACGCCCTATATCCCAACGACCACACCCACACGAGCCCCGAGGGCGCCAAGCTTAGCGCCCAGGCTTTTGCGCAGGCTATTTATCAGGCAATGAACGGCACGACTTCTTTGCAGGGGTATATCGCGGAACCTGTGACCATTGTTTACGAGTAG